In Clupea harengus chromosome 4, Ch_v2.0.2, whole genome shotgun sequence, the genomic stretch GAgtctgaaataaaataaatcaatacacAGTACACAATCTACCGTAAAGCGATATACACAccatttaaaatgaaatattaaCCTTTGTCCTGTGACAATGGAATTCACCGTGGAGGTATTCATACCCTCATACAGCCTGCTGCAGCCTTATCAAAAATAAACATGCACTCATTGAATCCTTAGGACAGTATCTCAAAATGAGTAACAGAGCTGCAAATATTTTAATCTACCTAGCCCTGGCAGAAGTATAGTTCAAAGCACCTGATGGAAGTTGGGTCCACACACCCTTTTTAGAATTTAAACTAAGTGAgaagaaaacacattttcaaggtAAGAGAGGATTCAGGTAATTCCTTTattgttacaaaaaaaaaatacagaataaAATAGCAACAAAACACAGGACCTAAAAAGCAAGAACaagaaaaacatacacagacagaataGCACTTACACCGAGTAACATGCAGTATATACATTTTGACAGCATTCCTTTAAGGGATTCCGTCAGGCTGTGTGTTTCTTCTTGATCCTTTTGCTTTTAAATATAGGTGATCTTAGAAACTGGGTGTCACTAAACTTGTCCCCACGCCTCATTTTCCTATGaagggcacatacacacaaacaagaacacaTTAATCCAATATGGCTGTGTTCTAAAACAATGATCAATAACTAATCTCATATTCATGATAATGCTTACCCGTTAATAGGTGGTTCTTTGTAGGAGACCTTGGCTCCCCTTCGACGTGATCGACCAGATTCTGCATCAGTTGTCCAGTTGGTATTTGTTAAGCTCTTCATGGGTCTGCCCTCTGTAATTGTGAGATAGACACACATTAAACCAAAGTATTGCCTACCGTAATAGGACTGTAAATGTAGCGTTACCCTAACTGTTTGAAATAATGCAGTTGCATGTCCATATGCTATTTGGCTGTTTATTACCATATGAAAAGCGTACCTAGGGACTGGCTCGACATTGATGGTAATGCCTCTTGATATATTTCCATGGTGCAAGAGGGTCGCCTTGAAGGGGGACTTGACACAGAAGTATCAATGGGGAAAGGGCTTGCGTGATCAAAATCTAGGGATTCCCATGGAGGTCTTTCATCTGCCAGTAATTCCGTCTGTCGGGAGGGTAAGGCCTCAGATTGATTAGAGTTCACAGGGTAAACAAAGGTTTGTTGTTTAGTAAACAAACCAGATTTAGAGTTTGTTGACTTCAAAGAAGTCTCCTTGTCTCCTTGACCAGGGCATGTAGAAATGACAAAAGTGTCCCTACTTTTGATGTTGTCGTCATGATTTGGTTGACCTTTTGAGATGGCAGATCCACTGGTAATATGTATGGCATCACCAGTTACTTCTGGGTAACTGCTTTCAGGGGAAGGAGGAAGTTCTGGTGGTTGATCTTCAACTTCCAAAGCCTTGCTGTTATCAGTACCATCATCTTCAAAATGCTGTGTGTATACAGTTTGGATTTGATCCACACAGCTACTACGGTTGTGTTCATCCAACACCTGATCTTCATCACCAGGCAACTTTTTACTTCTTGGGACGTTTCCTGGCCTCTTCTCCTTTGAAGATACATTTGGCTTTTTCTTTTGCAgggctttcttctcttttgaTTTGCCGGTCTTACCTTTCTTGGATTTCCTAGATGTCGCCTGCTTCTCGTCGGCAAGGAAGTCGCTCATTTTCCAGGGTTTTACCACTGCAGGGGGCTCCAAAGAAACCTCAAGAGGGACTAAGGCCTCCTCATTACAGCTTTTCAAGGTTTCTGTTGCAATGTCTGCATGGGATGAATTTGGTTCTTGGAGTGTGCTTATAACTCTGATGCTTTGCTCTTGTTGGTCGTCATCTGCAAAGAAGTCACTCCAGTCATCAAAATAGGAGTTTCTCCTCTCAGTACTGCCTCTGCCCCGTGACCCAAGTGGgttcttttcccttctcttcaCTTTAGTGCTTTGATTTGTTGCAGAGAGTGAACGTGTAGTCCTGCGCTTCTTGTCAGAGTTTTTCACGAGGGCAGGCTCGATAAACATCTGATCTTCCTGTGCCTCAGAACCAGTGTCCATGACTGTAATAGAGTCTGCTTTCTGATCTGTAATCACTAAGGGATCAGTCCTTTGGCTCCTTTTCACTGCTGCTCTGTCTGAGATTACATAAGTCTTtcgattcagtgaattgctcttCTGACACTGTGGCAATACATCCGTTTTCATGTTGTGCCGTGTTTCTGATGAATCCTCTTCCGACGAGGCGTCCTCCCCGATCCCTCCAAACTCATGAGGTTTACTGAACCCATCCATATGGGGGTTTGAAGAGATAATATAGGTTTTTCTTGAGAGGTCCCCAGTACTTTTATGTGAACTAAGAGTCATCCTGTTCATTTTTCGAGAAGTGAAGTGAGTTTTCCTGCGGGGAGCGACAAAGTCAGTGTCCCCATTCCCAGTGTTCAACGCAGAGTCAACATCAGCATTTGCGCTGTGAACATTCAGCTCCACCTCAGATGACAGTCCCTGCCTTTCAGTGAGTACAACAGCCACTGATGCTTTCTCAATCACCTCAGTTCTGTTGTGGGCTTCGCCCTGTCCTGTGTCATATGAATCCTCTGAATTTGTCCCTGTAGTGTTCTGATGACCTCTCCTATTTTTGCTGGTCTTGGTGTCTACGGTTACTATTGGGGCAACACTATCAACAACTGTCATGTCCATTTCTGTGTTACAAACCAAAGTTTGCTGATGCATTGCCTCCTCTTCCACAATTTCCTTTTGCTTTTTTGAAAGACGTTTGGGCAATAAGCAGTCAGACGATGCGATAGAATTGATAGATTTGCGGAGCTCATCATGATGAGATATTGTGTCCTGTTCAGTGTTGATGTTAGACTGTGAAGTCCTCCAGGAGGCAGCCTTGGAGTCCCTAGGTGGTTTGGCATGCGCTTGGAGCAAACTTCCAAACAtttccctctccatcccatctgtttacaaacagaaatcaaCTTTTAATTGACAGGTttttctcaatttttaaaaaaatcatATCTGCCGAATCATAACTTCACAATATGCAACTTAAAAAAATTGCTAGAAACAACACGTTTACCACCACATACCACATAGACAGCAATGAACCACATGGCCTATTGAGGCACAGCTACATGGCCACACTGAAGTATGCATTGCCAGTACAGTTTGCACAGTTAGCATCCACTATAAGTATATTtgatctttttttgttcttacCAATACGAAGAACTATAATAGAGTTACTCTATACAGTATGGTGTCAAGCTTTTAGCTACTGAAATATCATTAAAAACTCATCAGAATGTAAAGGAAGAAACAGATGGTTCCAGTCTTACATACCTTCAGCATGGTCTGCATctgcatcttcatcttcatcaaaaCTCTCCTAAACACCATTAAACATGCAAAATTAGCCATAAACTTCCAGTTTCCAACATTAATGGTTTCAATTAAGCTTTCATTCAAACACTCTTGTAACACTCAAGTCTTCCTGATCACCACATTTCTTACATTTTCGTCGTCCATCAGGTTGGTTGCCATGGGAAGGCTCTTGTAACAGGTGTTGTAGAAATGTTGAATGATGGCAAACTGTAGTGAGAAGTACATTTGGTCCCATTCATTTTGTATCAaactgttttttcttcttcaattTAGCATGGGTACAAAGCAACTACACACATGCTTAATTAATCAATAAGCACTTTCAGATAACtcaccattttcttttttttatgcctCTGGATAGcaaggtcaaagttcagagcTAGTATACGTTGCCGCAGTAACACAGTCTCTTGTATCAGCTGTCTGGTCTTGTCACTCTGAACAGCAAGGGCTTTAGCCAAGGCCTTATTGTTGCCTTTAAGTGAAACCTTAAAAAATGAGGATGTGTCTGGAGGATAAATCACACAGAGGATTACCATTACATGACATAAAGCCTTCAACTCTATTCATACCTATAGTTCAACAGAATCACACAAGAATGTTAATGTTACATTTCACATATATACTCAGAATTGATGAGATATCTGACTGCAATATGCAATGTGATATAGATATGCACAATGGACTATAcaacaactttaaaaaaattaacaaaCACTCATGAACCTACTGAGTATTTTTGCCTTTATTTTTgaggcaaaaacagatgaatgtttaGCAGCACTGTTTGGGGTCCTCGCTCGCTTCTCCGTTAACGTTACCATGATGAAGCAGGCTAAAAGCAGACCTGTCAGAATCAGAAAGCATAGACATGAATATTCAAAACAAGTTATTAACTGATGTCTCAATGTCATAAAAGTAAATTAGGCGTTAACTTTGGCAGGGTGGTGCTAGGATAACTTTGCTAGTTAACCTAAGCTGCTATTATCCTAACATTTTCTAACTTGGCCGGCAAGCTAAAAGTGGAGTTAAAGCTGAAAAGCCTAGCGAATTTGTTTCTGAACAAAATATACATACTCGTAACATAGCAATGGTGGTATCGTTAGAGATATTTGGTGTTAAGAGGGCTAGGGGACAATACAGATCGCAGATAGTAATTTTACGGATCAATATACCTTCGATTCAAATGTAAACATCGAAGACGTGACTAGCACGCTAGCCAAATTGACGCGCTGGACCGCCGTTTCGTCTCAAATATCTAACGTATGCCCAGTGGACCAATCATATTGTCACAATTGCTTCATCGCCGCAATAATGAAGTTACTAAAACCGTACGCTACAAAAAAACAGTTTATCGCCACCGTGTGGACTGGAATGTGATCAAATGTGCTTCTTccctttttactgtatacagAGTATTATTTGCAAAAGTCCAAACATCATGTCTCCGTCAATGTTCTTTGCCTGGGGGTCCATCAGAATATTGCGATAAATCAAAATGTACAGGTGTTAATGTAGATAAGCGTCAATATCTCGGGCCTCTGTACTTTGAAGGTTACCGAGCCAATTCTGTCAATAAAAAAGGTACCAGGGCGACATCTTGTGGTGGAAATGTAACATTCCTGTTCACAAATTGCCGTTAACTCCGACACTGATGGGGGCGATAGACAGCCGTCAACGCTCTGTTTCCACCCATAGTTCTTCCCTTCCTAAATCCGAAAATATTGGACATCCATCAAGAGCAGGTATGGTGATCAATATGTAATATTTTGTCTTCTATACTGCAGTGAAGTAAATACATAATTTAGTGATTTTGAGTGCCTTGTCTTTTACGAACATTTTCGTTGATCGTCACAACAACGCGGTTGTGATTATTAGTTTCTCCAAAATAATGCCATCCTCCTTCCTCTACCCGGCCAGACCGACGTCCACGTTGGCCGATGATATTAGACGGAAATCAATCACAGTACACGCCGCACATAACGTTGCCGTCCTTACGTTGTAGTTTTTTATCCTGTCAAGTTGTATACAGATATTTGTAGTGGAGTATAAGTTAAACACTCTTGATATTACACTCCTTGAATAACAACTCGAAAGAGACTACCACTATTATAGACGTTAAGACGCATTTAACTATTCTGCGGTGATACTGATCTCGTTGTGCTTAAATATAAGGTCTTTACTACTGTTAATGGGCTGTAAGATATCCACTTCGGAGTCATCATCACTTGTGACCGTGTGCAGTGTATCAAAAGTAATGTATTTATGCTTTACGTTATTGTACAGTTATTATATCTATAAATGAAGACTGTGCAGCCACCTGGAGGAGAACGTGATGCAGACAGAAAAGACTTCACGTCCTGGGTGTCAGTCTGCCCTGGTGGGCTTTGGGAGGTACAGAGGAAATGgactggagagaggaagaagggttTTGTGACCCCTGCCCTGGGCTCAGTGTGCAAGGTCAGGGTGCACCTCAAAGGAAGCTCTGAAAAAGATCCACCAAGGCAGCATTCTGACAAGACTGAGGAATCAAGCAGCCTCTCTACAGTGCAGGCTACCTCCTACCCTCGCACTCTAGAGTCTGTGCTGCAGATTCCCTTGGAGGAGTGGGTCCTGTTGCGGCTTGGGGAAGGCCAGTGTGATGTCATAGAGGGATGTCTGGAGGGTATGAAAGCTGAGGAGGTGTGCGAGGTAAGTGAAAATCAGCAGGTTcagtcacgcacacaccacagtcacacatcAATCTAAATATAGCTCAGTGCATTACAGACATATGAGCACACAGTGTAGACATGCACACGTTTGTCCATTTCATACTCGATCCATGTGGAATGTAAgcaaatgtaaacatttgttCTTCTCTGTCCCAGTTTCAAGTGATGCCTTTTAATAAGGATTCCATGCCCAAGCTTACTGGGACCAGCGCACAGGCAGAGGATCAAGAAGCCTGCAAAGGGGGAAGTACACCTTACCACTGGGGAATATACACAATAGAGCTCCATTCTTTTACCCCTGGCAAAGAATCATGGGAGATGACGTCTGGGGAGAAGTGGACATGGGTTAAGTCCCACAAAGAAAGGGGTGGCCAGAGGTTTGGGACAGGGGACGTGTGGGGGGCATCAGACAGCTACTGTAAGGCAATGAAGCTGCTTATCACCTTAACCGAAAGGAGGAATGGCGACAAGGGCATTAAGAAGGAcgataaagaggaagagggggatgcAGAAGCAGGTGCTGTAGCTG encodes the following:
- the fkbpl gene encoding FK506-binding protein-like, with the translated sequence MKTVQPPGGERDADRKDFTSWVSVCPGGLWEVQRKWTGERKKGFVTPALGSVCKVRVHLKGSSEKDPPRQHSDKTEESSSLSTVQATSYPRTLESVLQIPLEEWVLLRLGEGQCDVIEGCLEGMKAEEVCEFQVMPFNKDSMPKLTGTSAQAEDQEACKGGSTPYHWGIYTIELHSFTPGKESWEMTSGEKWTWVKSHKERGGQRFGTGDVWGASDSYCKAMKLLITLTERRNGDKGIKKDDKEEEGDAEAGAVAAADCDEEEHGRELAAASEQGHVPTDEEYTGLKAELHSNLSLCQLRLNQPAKARASSLNATQLDPTSTKAWYRLGQASLLVGELQDARMAFGKVLELQPNSVSARQALKQVNVKEKEVDSKLGQRLSKMFS
- the sgo2 gene encoding uncharacterized protein sgo2, whose translation is MVTLTEKRARTPNSAAKHSSVFASKIKAKILNTSSFFKVSLKGNNKALAKALAVQSDKTRQLIQETVLLRQRILALNFDLAIQRHKKKKMFAIIQHFYNTCYKSLPMATNLMDDENESFDEDEDADADHAEDGMEREMFGSLLQAHAKPPRDSKAASWRTSQSNINTEQDTISHHDELRKSINSIASSDCLLPKRLSKKQKEIVEEEAMHQQTLVCNTEMDMTVVDSVAPIVTVDTKTSKNRRGHQNTTGTNSEDSYDTGQGEAHNRTEVIEKASVAVVLTERQGLSSEVELNVHSANADVDSALNTGNGDTDFVAPRRKTHFTSRKMNRMTLSSHKSTGDLSRKTYIISSNPHMDGFSKPHEFGGIGEDASSEEDSSETRHNMKTDVLPQCQKSNSLNRKTYVISDRAAVKRSQRTDPLVITDQKADSITVMDTGSEAQEDQMFIEPALVKNSDKKRRTTRSLSATNQSTKVKRREKNPLGSRGRGSTERRNSYFDDWSDFFADDDQQEQSIRVISTLQEPNSSHADIATETLKSCNEEALVPLEVSLEPPAVVKPWKMSDFLADEKQATSRKSKKGKTGKSKEKKALQKKKPNVSSKEKRPGNVPRSKKLPGDEDQVLDEHNRSSCVDQIQTVYTQHFEDDGTDNSKALEVEDQPPELPPSPESSYPEVTGDAIHITSGSAISKGQPNHDDNIKSRDTFVISTCPGQGDKETSLKSTNSKSGLFTKQQTFVYPVNSNQSEALPSRQTELLADERPPWESLDFDHASPFPIDTSVSSPPSRRPSCTMEIYQEALPSMSSQSLEGRPMKSLTNTNWTTDAESGRSRRRGAKVSYKEPPINGKMRRGDKFSDTQFLRSPIFKSKRIKKKHTA